The Aethina tumida isolate Nest 87 chromosome 6, icAetTumi1.1, whole genome shotgun sequence genome has a segment encoding these proteins:
- the LOC109602645 gene encoding group 3 secretory phospholipase A2 isoform X1: MQLLSWLPFAALLAGVSCSTVLIADHGMSKMIELTTRKPYCHVHTDRGKIRNMLLSSDPRRVRQMSDDSIKKLEDVCKSNQVNSAHQGGFIYPGTKWCGPGTKARNYSDLGYHVKEDICCREHDNCPENLLNGECRQGICNNSPFTRSHCDCDASFRRCLQNVNTETANTIGAIFFNVIQVICFKERSPCSQWQKNESSQSLSGNDCMWEFSKSDRYVASEVRSFSWHQKPAKVLNYIFRKFGVL, translated from the exons ATGCAG TTATTGAGTTGGCTACCGTTCGCAGCCCTGCTGGCCGGGGTTTCCTGCAGTACCGTACTGATTGCTGATCATGGTATGTCCAAGATGATCGAACTGACCACGAGGAAACCGTATTGTCACGTCCACACTGATAG AGGCAAGATCAGGAACATGCTGCTCAGCTCCGACCCCCGAAGGGTGCGCCAGATGTCCGACGACTCCATCAAGAAGCTGGAGGACGTGTGCAAAAGCAACCAGGTCAACTCCGCCCATCAGGGAGGCTTCATCTACCCGGGAACCAAATGGTGTGGACCTGGAACCAAGGCCAGGAACTATTCGGACCTCGGGTACCACGTGAAGGAGGACATCTGCTGCAGGGAGCACGATAATTGTCCCGAGAACCTCCTGAACGGCGAATGCAGACAGGGAATTTGCAACAACTCCCCCTTCACTCG GTCCCACTGCGACTGCGACGCCTCGTTCCGGAGGTGCCTCCAGAACGTCAACACGGAAACCGCCAACACGATCGGTGCCATATTCTTCAACGTCATACAAGTCATATGCTTCAAGGAACGGAGCCCCTGTTCCCAGTGGCAAAA AAACGAGTCTAGTCAAAGTTTGAGTGGAAACGATTGCATGTGGGAGTTCTCGAAAAGCGACAGATACGTGGCCAGCGAAGTGAGGAGTTTCAGTTGGCACCAGAAGCCTGCGAAAGttctcaattatatttttagaaagtttgGAGTACtgtga
- the LOC109602645 gene encoding phospholipase A2 isoform X3 — MSKMIELTTRKPYCHVHTDRGKIRNMLLSSDPRRVRQMSDDSIKKLEDVCKSNQVNSAHQGGFIYPGTKWCGPGTKARNYSDLGYHVKEDICCREHDNCPENLLNGECRQGICNNSPFTRSHCDCDASFRRCLQNVNTETANTIGAIFFNVIQVICFKERSPCSQWQKNESSQSLSGNDCMWEFSKSDRYVASEVRSFSWHQKPAKVLNYIFRKFGVL, encoded by the exons ATGTCCAAGATGATCGAACTGACCACGAGGAAACCGTATTGTCACGTCCACACTGATAG AGGCAAGATCAGGAACATGCTGCTCAGCTCCGACCCCCGAAGGGTGCGCCAGATGTCCGACGACTCCATCAAGAAGCTGGAGGACGTGTGCAAAAGCAACCAGGTCAACTCCGCCCATCAGGGAGGCTTCATCTACCCGGGAACCAAATGGTGTGGACCTGGAACCAAGGCCAGGAACTATTCGGACCTCGGGTACCACGTGAAGGAGGACATCTGCTGCAGGGAGCACGATAATTGTCCCGAGAACCTCCTGAACGGCGAATGCAGACAGGGAATTTGCAACAACTCCCCCTTCACTCG GTCCCACTGCGACTGCGACGCCTCGTTCCGGAGGTGCCTCCAGAACGTCAACACGGAAACCGCCAACACGATCGGTGCCATATTCTTCAACGTCATACAAGTCATATGCTTCAAGGAACGGAGCCCCTGTTCCCAGTGGCAAAA AAACGAGTCTAGTCAAAGTTTGAGTGGAAACGATTGCATGTGGGAGTTCTCGAAAAGCGACAGATACGTGGCCAGCGAAGTGAGGAGTTTCAGTTGGCACCAGAAGCCTGCGAAAGttctcaattatatttttagaaagtttgGAGTACtgtga
- the LOC109602645 gene encoding acidic phospholipase A2 PA4 isoform X2 yields the protein MQLLSWLPFAALLAGVSCSTVLIADHGMSKMIELTTRKPYCHVHTDRGKIRNMLLSSDPRRVRQMSDDSIKKLEDVCKSNQVNSAHQGGFIYPGTKWCGPGTKARNYSDLGYHVKEDICCREHDNCPENLLNGECRQGICNNSPFTRSHCDCDASFRRCLQNVNTETANTIGAIFFNVIQVICFKERSPCSQWQKNGYTKEESDQICGQWNFRPSEKYIPLMPLP from the exons ATGCAG TTATTGAGTTGGCTACCGTTCGCAGCCCTGCTGGCCGGGGTTTCCTGCAGTACCGTACTGATTGCTGATCATGGTATGTCCAAGATGATCGAACTGACCACGAGGAAACCGTATTGTCACGTCCACACTGATAG AGGCAAGATCAGGAACATGCTGCTCAGCTCCGACCCCCGAAGGGTGCGCCAGATGTCCGACGACTCCATCAAGAAGCTGGAGGACGTGTGCAAAAGCAACCAGGTCAACTCCGCCCATCAGGGAGGCTTCATCTACCCGGGAACCAAATGGTGTGGACCTGGAACCAAGGCCAGGAACTATTCGGACCTCGGGTACCACGTGAAGGAGGACATCTGCTGCAGGGAGCACGATAATTGTCCCGAGAACCTCCTGAACGGCGAATGCAGACAGGGAATTTGCAACAACTCCCCCTTCACTCG GTCCCACTGCGACTGCGACGCCTCGTTCCGGAGGTGCCTCCAGAACGTCAACACGGAAACCGCCAACACGATCGGTGCCATATTCTTCAACGTCATACAAGTCATATGCTTCAAGGAACGGAGCCCCTGTTCCCAGTGGCAAAA GAATGGCTACACAAAAGAAGAGAGCGACCAAATATGTGGCCAATGGAACTTTAGACCTTCAGAAAAGTACATACCTTTAATGCCTCTGCcttaa
- the LOC109602649 gene encoding titin, with protein sequence MFRILSRNINNTTWLDKLDVLRKKCELPVNKVAVSSQFYSQNPDILGPQFAAGDINARQFRKQAGKKQTKINFKAAKVVSSHAKVAKKSEHLFWKALLKKTSLKGRDTKKKPHKDIPKNEQLGFRKTKNILMIRPSTGGSRKSDAPRYKLPVPPPNVPPTIPSPSPKISIMKVKQATPASNQGESHNNSPNGDVAKLPKQPSRIPRSIKTPRLKTKLELSKIQQQDEKAFTKDDFVKEGGDGQKVEPIKEKLLEKSLFRSLKNAQAQAIKETKEPKPTIKEVKETKQAKPTNEVKEVKQPKQPKPVKEVKETKQAKPTNEVKEIKQAKPAKEPKETKPVEQEQPEEHAEEETPNLVSPNKAQVSPTQMKFKFVPDVRKDIPILDNKPPAQEPPKPEPVAEVSFDKVKVTPKEPVREPVKDSLTIKDFVNRPKINIKDLESMKKVLRQSAKVNPLLNKAKEKRIEGTAVFVGPKAVPQPPSLNLFNQIKAKQTPVRPKQDEQSKEAPIKPIERSSVHKLLEDIKRSRTIKIRPMAGVIVDPGVMDKIQTPKLDQTDNSQIVQTSPDNQKLIVPQLGKDVPPMELIKTAVMNRSNQDKSTAVSFRDASKYPINPISKIMARSEFMPKPETLTPQMAAPQPETKVEAQPEIKVEAQPEIKMEAQPEMKVETQTEPEPEIKVAPQPVIKVATKPKAKVETPPEKTVEELFLAPTFKTSDIPVIDPFVRTVIAPTVCNVVAENVNKPVKPEVKAKEAPKRDLKWDPTIEVVEKATTEILEVFKPEPPAPSQNKLDKLDDTIKELMGKQKFLHDYLQTFKPQRGGIGATMEKPSEGDGRKDEQPADEEQTAEIQEEKVDDTLCVETQPPKVEMAPTPEVVEVKQEVPKARDATMTPLHYDSHPQEMLEANTSAMISESRTEPAASLEDITKETGYYKKELCTVFEKPTYGEIYDMSDDDLFVDTKQTMDGLMVTDINEHPIVFSSRHDDDM encoded by the exons ATGTTTAGAATTTTGAGTAGAAACATTAACAACACCACATGGTTAGATAAGCTCGATGTATTGAGGAAAAAATGTGAGCTGCCGGTTAACAAAGTAGCAGTCTCTAGCCAATTTTACAGCCAAAACCCAGACATTTTGGGGCCGCAATTTGCGGCTGGCGACATCAATGCCAGGCAGTTCAGGAAACAGGCCGGCAAAAAACAGACCAAGATCAACTTCAAGGCCGCTAAAGTCGTGAGTTCTCACGCCAAAGTGGCCAAGAAGTCTGAGCATCTATTCTGGAAGGCCTTGCTGAAAAAAACCAGCCTGAAGGGCAGGGACACGAAGAAGAAGCCTCACAAGGACATCCCCAAAAATGAGCAGCTGGGCTTCAGAAAGACCAAAAACATCCTGATGATCCGCCCTAGCACAG gtGGTTCCAGGAAGTCGGATGCTCCTCGGTACAAGTTACCAGTACCACCTCCAAATGTGCCTCCCACTATTCCCTCGCCTTCACCAAAAATATCCATTATGAAGGTGAAACAAGCGACACCTGCATCAAATCAAGGCGAGTCGCATAACAACTCACCAAATGGGGACGTGGCCAAACTTCCTAAACAACCTTCAAGAATACCAAGGAGCATCAAGACACCCAGACTAAAGACCAAGTTGGAGTTATCCAAAATACAGCAGCAAGACGAAAAAGCATTCACCAAGGACGACTTCGTTAAAGAAGGAGGCGACGGTCAGAAGGTGGAACCCATCAAAGAAAAACTACTGGAGAAGTCCTTGTTTCGCAGCCTGAAAAATGCTCAGGCCCAGGCCATCAAAGAGACCAAGGAACCCAAACCAACCATCAAAGAGGTCAAGGAAACGAAACAAGCTAAACCGACCAATGAAGTCAAAGAGGTCAAACAACCCAAACAACCCAAACCTGTCAAGGAGGTCAAAGAGACGAAGCAGGCCAAACCTACCAACGAAGTTAAAGAAATCAAACAAGCCAAACCTGCCAAAGAACCCAAAGAAACCAAACCTGTTGAGCAGGAACAACCCGAGGAACATGCGGAGGAGGAAACCCCCAACCTCGTATCACCCAATAAGGCGCAAGTGTCGCCCACCCAGATGAAATTCAAGTTCGTGCCGGACGTGCGCAAGGACATACCCATCTTGGACAACAAGCCGCCAGCCCAGGAACCACCCAAGCCTGAGCCAGTTGCTGAGGTAAGCTTCGATAAGGTGAAGGTGACCCCCAAGGAACCCGTAAGGGAGCCCGTCAAGGACTCGTTGACGATCAAGGACTTCGTGAACCGTCCCAAGATTAACATCAAAGACTTGGAGTCGATGAAGAAGGTGCTCAGACAGTCGGCCAAGGTCAACCCGTTGCTGAACAAGGCGAAGGAGAAGAGGATCGAAGGCACCGCCGTCTTCGTCGGCCCCAAGGCCGTGCCTCAACCTCCTTCCTTGAATTTATTCAACCAG ATTAAGGCCAAGCAGACCCCCGTTAGGCCCAAACAAGACGAGCAGTCCAAAGAAGCCCCCATTAAGCCCATCGAGAGGAGCAGCGTGCACAAACTTCTGGAGGACATAAAGAGAAGTCGTACAATTAAAATCCGTCCAATGGCCGGCGTCATCGTTGATCCCGGCGTCATGGACAAAATACAAACGCCGAAGCTCGACCAGACCGACAACAGTCAGATCGTGCAAACCAGTCCGGACAACCAGAAGCTGATAGTGCCGCAGCTGGGCAAGGATGTGCCGCCGATGGAGCTGATCAAGACGGCCGTGATGAACCGCAGCAACCAAGACAAGAGCACCGCTGTTTCCTTCAGGGACGCCTCCAAGTATCCGATCAATCCGATCAGCAAGATAATGGCCAGGTCCGAGTTCATGCCGAAGCCGGAGACTCTGACGCCTCAGATGGCGGCACCGCAGCCGGAAACGAAGGTGGAGGCGCAGCCGGAAATAAAGGTGGAAGCGCAGCCGGAAATAAAGATGGAGGCGCAGCCGGAAATGAAGGTGGAAACGCAGACCGAACCAGAGCCGGAAATCAAGGTGGCACCGCAGCCGGTGATCAAGGTGGCAACTAAGCCGAAAGCCAAGGTGGAAACGCCGCCGGAGAAGACGGTGGAGGAGTTGTTCTTGGCACCCACCTTCAAAACTTCCGACATCCCTGTGATTGATCCTTTCGTTAGAACGGTGATAGCACCAACTGTTTGCAACGTTGTGGCTGAGAACGTTAATAAGCCTGTTAAGCCGGAGGTGAAGGCCAAGGAGGCACCCAAGCGGGATTTAAAGTGGGATCCGACCATTGAGGTTGTGGAGAAGGCCACGACAGAAATCCTGGAGGTGTTCAAGCCGGAACCTCCCGCGCCCAGCCAGAACAAGTTGGACAAGCTGGACGACACCATTAAGGAGTTGATGGGCAAGCAGAAATTTTTGCACGACTACTTGCAGACTTTTAAGCCCCAGCGCGGGGGTATCGGTGCCACCATGGAGAAACCTAGTGAGGGTGATGGCAGGAAGGATGAACAACCCGCTGATGAGGAACAAACTGCCGAGATTCAGGAGGAAAAGGTGGACGACACGTTGTGCGTGGAGACACAACCACCTAAAGTGGAAATGGCACCAACTCCGGAAGTTGTGGAAGTTAAGCAGGAGGTGCCGAAGGCACGAGACGCCACGATGACACCGCTACACTACGACAGCCACCCACAGGAGATGTTGGAGGCCAACACGTCCGCCATGATCTCGGAGAGCCGTACCGAACCGGCGGCCAGCCTGGAGGACATCACCAAGGAAACCGGCTACTACAAGAAGGAACTGTGCACCGTTTTCGAGAAGCCCACCTACGGTGAAATCTACGACATGTCGGACGATGATCTGTTCGTTGACACGAAACAAACCATGGACGGTCTGATGGTGACGGACATCAACGAGCACCCGATCGTGTTCAGTTCGAGGCACGACGACGACATGTGA
- the LOC109602641 gene encoding protein takeout: protein MNWIKFLVFVAAIVAVPAAKLPSSFGRCHKSDAQFEDCLRKNIEGAIHALAKGAPQLGLNRLEPLEIPSLTIGQGTGPVQVEQNFHDVLIHGLTGSKVEAATADLEKNLITATSLTPELRLEAKYDMSGRVLLLPMVGKGPCNVTLLNTRINHRIALEQYEKNGSAYWKVKAFNVIMKPGKVTYKFDNLFDGQKQLGDEINKVLNDNWSEVFTDVKDGYEKSFGLIFQDLAERVFSRVALKDVFYLD from the exons ATGAACTGGATCAAATTTCTGGTGTTCGTCGCCGCAATCGTGGCGGTACCGGCGGCCAAACTAC CCAGCAGCTTCGGACGATGTCACAAAAGCGACGCCCAGTTTGAGGACTGCCTGAGGAAGAACATCGAAGGGGCGATACACGCTTTGGCGAAGG GTGCTCCGCAGTTGGGTCTGAACCGTCTGGAACCGTTGGAAATACCGTCGCTCACGATCGGACAAGGTACCGGTCCGGTGCAGGTGGAGCAGAACTTCCACGACGTGCTCATCCACGGATTGACCGGCTCCAAAGTCGAAGCTGCCAC GGCTGACTTGGAGAAGAACTTGATCACTGCGACTAGTTTGACGCCGGAGTTGAGGCTGGAGGCCAAGTATGACATGTCTGGACGTGTTCTTCTGCTTCCGATGGTCGGAAAGGGTCCCTGCAACGTCACACTTT TAAACACGAGAATAAACCACCGGATCGCATTGGAGCAGTACGAGAAAAACGGCTCTGCCTATTGGAAAGTCAAGGCGTTCAACGTGATAATGAAGCCCGGAAAAGTCACGTACAAGTTCGATAATTTGTTCGACGGCCAAAAGCAACTCGGCGACGAAATCAACAAG GTGCTGAACGACAATTGGAGTGAAGTGTTTACCGATGTGAAGGACGGCTACGAGAAGTCGTTCGGTTTGATCTTCCAGGACCTGGCGGAACGAGTGTTCTCGAGGGTGGCCCTGAAAGATGTCTTTTATTTGGATTag
- the LOC109602651 gene encoding carboxypeptidase D: MRSTINIAVITVILSGVVALTIPENGEINEKFLDEPRYMDYQEVTNLFRELQSEHPNLVRLTSAGKSVKRRDLWALEIHGNVKNRTVLAPMFKYVANMHGDEAIGRQLMIYLALYLIKNYGKDERVTKLVNTTDIFLMPSMNPDGYENSQEGNCESKPRYVGRENENHVDLNRDFPDQFEPTRVGTILSGRQPETIAMITWIISKPFVLSGNLHGGAVVASYPFDDSSARKECCTESKSPDNELFKSLALTYATPHPLMRKGDACRQETFPNGITNGAFWYEVRGGMQDFNYVHSNCFEVTFELSCCKFPKADTLPQEWRNNKESLLSFIEASHWGVKGLVTDLNGEAVLDADVVVEGINHNVTTSNRGEYWRLLLPGEYTLFATAFGFQPSERVTVTVTKDQTTIQNFRLKRTPQEQQKGDFQTLERAPEETDPSGFFIPDHTIFKHHHYDEMVDYLKDMHGIYPNITDLYSIGKSVLGRELYVFVLGTTPKTHVPGKPEFKYVANMHGNEIVGRELLLYLIKYMCEHYGTDKRVTDLMSTTRIHLLPSMNPDGYEASREGDEGGLIGRNNANNYDLNRNFPDQYFTNSFNAITQPEVQAVMNWTLRERFVLSANLHNGALVANYPYDDNPQNVNGVENLTPDDAIFKYLAHLYANAHKSMYMDKPCPLFPHEHFDGGTTNGAKWYSVTGGMQDWNYNVAGCMELTLELGCVKYPRADELSEYWADNLEPLLKYMEQVHKGVSGFVRSTIGHPIADTKVIVEGIQHVVKSGKGGDYYRILLPGLYNITFTAFGYESYTTTIIIPESGSYQLNVTLMKDDPTHWANAYDFDLTENQFGPKWHDNSEINSLLAELETKYEDTAVFRSGQTVLSSFIQYLEVSHDIEGTDEGKLHVGIMGNLFSNQPIGREIAVYLARHLLAGHQEGDPTVVDILKNAVVTIIPVVDKGFPSVWGDFDREVSGNKRPEGNKCNPITSSQRDTGSLLMRKIPFNNEGKLVQAFKGLLVAKKFDWLLNIEGGDSGIIYPTTKQEYKLYKIIADKFMEKMNAQQFCNERTRGTNINMTEYLYNAYSTPVITAKVSCCDYPAIENIPFVWRDVLPPIMAVLNMTRTGIQGRVTNTRNESLVNATISLQKMDNQIYEVSKNLAYYKIMVPNGVHVLTVESPGYTTVTKELLVEDKYTTFNFVLSDQQQIHYSGLKVDTKDKSLVQPFQGKIPTGVKGLVRDNKDHPIPGAHVTVMPQQIVVQSDENGKYGVPLPPGKYSLQVHKDGYFGDVKLVPIYPHPEMPTVVLFTLKRDSSVWGIPRMAFILLTGLVSVMALGLGMFCYMACKKKEEYGLLSQGTSFFEEYRDNEKETDIFTRPFISKAVTRPYYDDDDEEELAYADVEGPDISSDDDEIILLQQR, from the exons ATGCGGTCGACGATCAACATAGCTGTGATAACTGTAATACTGTCCGGCGTCGTGGCCCTGACCATACCGGAAAATGGGGAGATCAACGAGAAATTCCTCGACGAACCCCGCTACATGGACTACCAGGAGGTGACCAACCTCTTCAGGGAGCTGCAGTCCGAACACCCGAACCTGGTGCGGCTCACTTCAGCCGGGAAGAGCGTGAAAAGACGCGACCTGTGGGCCCTGGAGATACACGGCAACGTGAAGAATCGCACCGTGTTGGCCCCCATGTTCAAGTATGTGGCCAACATGCACGGCGACGAAGCCATAG gaaGGCAACTTATGATTTATTTGGCCCTGTATCTCATCAAAAATTACGGAAAAGATGAAAGGGTTACTAAATTAGTAAACACCactgacatttttttaatgccaAGTATGAACCCAGATGGCTATGAGAATTCGCAG GAGGGAAATTGCGAGTCCAAACCCCGTTACGTAGGACGTGAGAACGAGAACCACGTCGACCTAAACAGAGACTTCCCCGACCAGTTCGAACCCACCAGAGTCG GCACCATATTGTCGGGACGCCAGCCCGAAACCATCGCCATGATCACCTGGATCATCTCCAAGCCGTTCGTCCTCTCCGGAAACCTCCACGGAGGCGCCGTCGTGGCCAGCTACCCGTTCGACGACTCCAGCGCCCGCAAGGAGTGCTGCACGGAGAGCAAGTCGCCGGACAACGAGCTGTTCAAGAGTCTGGCCCTGACGTATGCAACTCCCCATCCGCTGATGAGAAAAGGCGACGCCTGCAGGCAGGAGACGTTCCCCAACGGAATCACCAACGGAGCCTTTTGGTACGAAGTCAGAG GTGGGATGCAAGATTTTAACTACGTGCACTCGAATTGCTTCGAGGTGACCTTCGAGTTGTCTTGCTGCAAGTTTCCCAAGGCTGATACTTTGCCGCAGGAATGGAGGAACAACAAGGAATCTTTGCTTAG ctTCATCGAAGCTTCACACTGGGGCGTAAAAGGTTTAGTCACAGATTTGAACGGTGAAGCTGTGTTGGACGCCGATGTGGTGGTGGAAGGCATCAACCACAACGTCACCACATCCAACAGGGGTGAATATTGGAGACTTCTACTCCCTGGAGAGTATACACTCTTCGCCACAGCTTTTGG CTTCCAACCGTCCGAAAGGGTGACAGTGACGGTAACCAAAGATCAAACTACAATCCAGAACTTCAGGTTGAAACGTACACCTCAGGAACAACAAAAAG GTGACTTCCAAACATTGGAACGAGCACCCGAAGAAACCGACCCATCGGGCTTCTTCATCCCCGACCACACAATATTCAAACACCACCACTACGACGAGATGGTCGATTATCTGAAGGACATGCACGGCATCTACCCCAACATAACTGACTTATATTCCATAGGAAAATCGGTGCTGGGACGTGAGCTGTACGTGTTCGTTCTCGGTACCACTCCTAAAACCCACGTGCCGGGCAAGCCGGAGTTCAAGTACGTGGCCAACATGCACGGCAACGAAATAGTGGGCAGAGAGTTGCTTTTGTACCTGATCAAATACATGTGCGAGCATTACGGCACCGACAAACGGGTCACCGACCTGATGAGTACCACCAGGATTCACTTGTTGCCCAGCATGAATCCTGACGGTTACGAAGCCAGTCGTGAAGGCGACGAGGGCGGTCTGATTGGCAGGAACAACGCCAACAACTACGACTTGAACCGCAACTTTCCGGACCAGTACTTCACCAACTCT TTCAATGCTATAACGCAACCGGAAGTGCAGGCAGTTATGAACTGGACTTTGAGGGAGAGATTTGTGTTGTCAGCCAACTTGCACAACGGTGCCTTGGTGGCCAACTACCCCTACGATGATAATCCTCAAAATGTCAACGGTGTCGAAAATCTGACGCCGGATGATGCCATTTTTAAGTACCTGGCACATTTATACGCCAAC gcACACAAATCAATGTACATGGATAAGCCTTGCCCGTTGTTCCCCCACGAGCATTTCGACGGTGGCACCACTAATGGTGCCAAGTGGTACTCGGTAACTGGAGGCATGCAGGACTGGAACTACAACGTAGCAG GTTGTATGGAACTAACGCTGGAACTGGGCTGCGTCAAGTACCCAAGGGCTGACGAACTGAGCGAGTACTGGGCTGACAACCTCGAACCCTTGTTGAAGTACATGGAACAA GTGCACAAAGGTGTAAGCGGCTTCGTACGTAGTACCATCGGCCACCCGATCGCAGACACCAAAGTCATAGTGGAAGGCATCCAACACGTGGTGAAGAGTGGCAAAGGTGGCGACTACTACCGCATTCTGTTGCCCGGCCTTTACAACATCACCTTCACGGCCTTCGGATATGAAAGCTACACCACCACCATT ATCATACCCGAAAGTGGGTCGTACCAGCTCAACGTGACGCTCATGAAGGACGACCCCACACATTGGGCCAACGCCTACGACTTTGACCTGACGGAGAACCAGTTCGGGCCCAAGTGGCACGACAACAGCGAAATCAACTCACTGCTTGCGGAGCTCGAGACCAAGTACGAGGACACGGCCGTTTTTCGGTCGGGCCAAACTGTCCTCTCCTCCTTTATTCAGTACCTGGAGGTCAGCCACGACATCGAAGGCACCGACGAAGGAAAACTGCACGTCGGGATTATGGGGAACCTGTTCTCTAACCAGCCCATTGGAAGGGAGATCGCCGTGTACTTGGCTAGACATTTGTTGGCCGGACACCAAGAGGGCGACCCCACTGTCGTGGACATACTGAAGAACGCTGTTGTCACCATTATTCCGGTGGTTGACAAAGGGTTCCCCAGCGTGTGGGGCGACTTTGACCGGGAAGTCTCGGGGAACAAGCGTCCTGAGGGCAACAAGTGCAACCCTATAACTTCCA GTCAGAGGGACACAGGCAGCCTTCTAATGAGGAAGATTCCGTTTAACAACGAAGGCAAACTGGTGCAAGCCTTTAAAGGTCTTCTTGTAGCTAAAAAATTCGACTGGCTTTTGAATATTGAAGGTGGTGACTCCGGAATAAT TTACCCAACAACAAAGCAAGAATACAAACTGTACAAAATCATAGCGGACAAATTTATGGAGAAAATGAATGCCCAACAGTTCTGTAACGAAAGAACCAGAGGAACTAACATTAATATGACCGAATATCTGTACAATGCGTACAGTACTCCTGTGATCACCGCCAAAGTTTCCTGCTGCGATTATCCTGCCATAGAAAACATTCCTTTCGTTTGGAGGGACGTTTTGCCCCCCATTATGGCTGTTCTCAACATGACCAGGACTG GTATTCAAGGGAGGGTCACCAACACTAGGAACGAATCCTTGGTGAATGCAACCATTTCGCTTCAAAAGATGGACAATCAAATTTATGAGGTGTCTAAGAATTTGgcctattacaaaataatggtACCCAATGGTGTGCACGTATTAACAGTCGAATCACCCGGTTACACAACCGTCACCAAAGAGTTGCTGGTTGAAGACAAGTACACAACATTCAATTTCGTCCTGTCCGATCAGCAACAGATTCACTATTCCGGCTTGAAAGTGGACACCAAAGACAAAAGTTTGGTGCAGCCCTTCCAGGGCAAAATCCCGACCGGCGTTAAAGGGCTGGTGCGCGACAACAAAGACCACCCAATTCCGGGGGCACACGTCACAGTGATGCCACAACAAATTGTCGTACAGTCCGACGAGAACGGCAAGTACGGAGTACCGCTGCCGCCCGGCAAGTACTCGTTGCAGGTGCACAAGGACGGGTACTTCGGGGACGTGAAGCTGGTGCCCATTTACCCTCACCCTGAGATGCCGACGGTCGTGCTGTTCACGCTGAAGAGAGACAGCAGCGTGTGGGGGATCCCCCGCATGGCCTTCATTCTTTTAACCGGTTTGGTGTCCGTTATGGCGTTGGGGTTGGGCATGTTCTGTTACATGGCTTGTAAGAAGAAGGAGGAGTACGGTTTGTTGTCGCAGGGTACCAGCTTCTTCGAGGAGTACCGGGACAATGAAAAGGAAACGGACATTTTCACCAGACCTTTTATCA GTAAGGCTGTAACGAGGCCTTATTACGATGACGACGATGAGGAGGAGTTGGCCTATGCGGACGTAGAAGGCCCGGATATATCTTCAGACGATGACGAAATTATCTTGCTTCAGCAAAGATAA
- the LOC109602652 gene encoding uncharacterized protein LOC109602652, translating into MAEGTYEYECMRAELLGVDKPTYEQFMSNKKVEDETQELEEQDLTGTEQESEGVGNVVGGLNNILAVTQKKLDRFKASCGSLTNLLRIKMGAGETAGTTETNLHENGKCESLIKDESQESSS; encoded by the exons ATGGCCGAGGGCACGTACGAGTACGAGTGCATGAGGGCCGAACTGCTGGGCGTCGACAAACCAACCTACGAGCAATTCATGAGCAATAAAAAGGTGGAGGACGAAACTCAGGAATTGGAGGAACAAGACCTGACG GGGACCGAGCAGGAAAGTGAAGGGGTTGGAAACGTGGTGGGTGGACTGAACAACATCCTGGCGGTCACGCAGAAGAAGTTGGACAGATTTAAG GCTTCGTGTGGTTCCCTGACGAACCTGTTGAGGATAAAAATGGGTGCCGGTGAAACTGCTGGCACAACTGAAACGAACCTGCACGAAAATGGGAAATGTGAATCGTTGATTAAAGACGAATCACAAGAATCCAGTTCCTGA